The Bos taurus isolate L1 Dominette 01449 registration number 42190680 breed Hereford chromosome 18, ARS-UCD2.0, whole genome shotgun sequence nucleotide sequence ACAGTGCCTCTGGTACGTTGTTCAGGTTCGACAGGAAGCGAGTACACTGCTGCATCGGATGGGTGACCCAGAGAGGGCCCTGGAACCGCCACCCCTACAGGTGAGCATAGTGCTTTGATGCCAGCGGAGGGTCATCGGCGCTTGTCAGTCCACTGGGGTGGGGGCTCATCTGACTTCACTGAGACACCCCCCTGGCTGCACCAGGCTTCAGCCAACAGGACGACCATGACCAGGAGAAGCAGGGCAGCCAGGCTCAGGCAGACTTGAGTCTCCACGGAAGGATGCCAAGCGCTAGGCGCTGAGAGGGTGGAGGTAGAATGGCCGATTCCCGTTGGTGGTTGTtgattagtcactcagctgtgtccttgtgaccccttggactgtggcccaccaggctcctccgtccatgggatttcccaggcaagggtattgagtgagttgccatgcctttctccagggcatcttcctgacctggggattgaacctgggtctcctacttggcaggtaaattctttaccactagctaccagggaagctgtccATGCCTCTAAAGGATCCTAAAACTCAAGCTCATTTCTGTAGACCTCTGGACCTGGTGGTAAGTCTGCCCAGCCTACTCCCTCGGGGTAAGCATTAAACACCTTTCTTTCCTCCTGTCATTACGGGCGCTGTGCTGATACTGCACTTCTGGGGTCAAGAAAGACAGGACTGGGGTGCTGGAGGCTGCCAGTCCCTGGCCAGAGCCTGGCCTGCTCCTCGCTCAGTATCTCCTGTGATTTGACCATTCCCGCAGCAGACACGCTGGCCTCTGTTACCCATGGGCTCCTGAGCGTGTCTCTACCTCTGTGTCTTGGCCCAgggctggttcctctgcctgtccTGCACTGTCTACCAGGATCAGCCTTCTGATTTCATCCCAGTGTCTGTTAAAAATACAGCCACGAGGGACTTGCTTGTTGAGACCTCTTCTAAATCACTAGCCCCTTCTGTCAGTCTTGTTCTGTTACACTGTGTGACTCTGTTTTTCCCAACCAGTCATTATGTGACACATTTTTATTCTAACAAAaaatggggagaccagtatttcgagaaactgatcccaattctttattttccatggtctacttttatacactgagatgttatacaaaagtcacgtggggtcagcagtcctgacttttatcaaagtcaggtgcttcatacaaatgtatacagaggtcttaggggtgttacatcatcttctggccaggggggcctgctgacaatttacgaccctctccttgtgacagcggtcagtcaatcaggacacttatttctccagggctgattattctcaaaacagacgccacccaaataaagttacattcctacagggtgagggtgtagtgggttttagctaaggaaagaatttacttagcctaaggtctaacgtgattaatatcaaaggttaattctatatattcattaatgtgtataagggcaggggatgtggagacttagcaacaaacattggctcaacaaatgaaaaacccttcaccaacacaatttctaattagcccattatacttatactaatagttttctaacttctctaaagaacctgtttttagagggtttaaagcatctcgtgcctctcacggttgggaggctgtgagcaatcacatgtggccggacaagcctgtcaggcaggctagagaaccttcagaggagtttgtaggttaaaacactcatatcacgcccaggaattattattaactggagctctaagttaactccttctccaaaagaggtggtgggggacagccccccgtaaagtcagaggtgtaggtgagcacaaagtagtaaagtaggcaggctctggttatgggggtagatgctcgaggagttccagggggactcctgaggctcgatcccgcctttgcgtatgtcgagcctccttcctcatgacctttgtcacgggcggagtacctcactctggcccccaacagaacACAGAATCTCTTCTCAGTTTTCCACCTAGACTCAGTTACTCACCAGTTGAGTGTCTGTGCTGTGTGGTGCTGGGAGAGTCAGTAGTTCCTGAAAACAGAGGTGAAGTGGGAGAGGTCTTCCTTATTTCTGCTGTCAGGCTCTCACCTCCCAGAGTCCCAGGGACCCACATGGCCCGTCCCCGGCCCATCCCTCAGAGATGTGTGTCTAAGCCGATGGTGCTCACACACCCTCCCTCTTATAGTCCTCTTCCCCAGCCAGTGCTTTAACCTCACAGAGTCAGCCCCCAGGGCGGGGAGCAGGTGGGTGGACTGGGCTTCTTCCTCACCTTCGACCTGAAGCTGCAGTGGGTCACTGGGCTGAGACCACACGTAGGGGTTGTCGAGGAAGGCGCTGTAGCATCTGTAGGTCCCCGCCTGTGTGGAGGAGACTGGATTCAAGAGGAAGATGGTCTGGCGTCCTCCGTCCTGGGGGGTGCAGCTTTGGTTCTGGGTGACGGGATCtccatcttctttggtgaggatGAATACATCATGGTTGATTTTGGAGAAACACTGCAACTTCACAGTCTCCCCTGGAGCCACCACTGTGCCAACCATGCTGGAGAGGGAGGGCTTGTCATAAGCTCCTGAGAAAGAAGGAAGTTCAACGATGAAAGGAAGGGTCACGTAGGCACTGTCCCTTTTTGTCCCCTGGGAGCAGACGTGGCTCTGGTCTCTCTCCCGTCCTCGTCCCCTCCCCCTTGAGGAAGTCTCTCGGCATCATCCCTGAGACCTCCCCAAGGACAAGGCTTGGTCCTCCTGCTTCCTGTCCCCGAAGCCTGGTCCTTCCCTCGGCAGAGGGGTCAGTCCCAGGTCCGCTGCCTCTGTGGCCCCCTCACCGGTCATCACCAGCTGCAGGGGGTCACTGAACTGGGACCAGCGGCCTCCTCTCTGATAGGAGCAGTGGTACAGCCCTgtcttgtctgttgtaacctctgcAATACTCAAAGCGTTGGTCTTCCTGGGCGCGATTTCTTCCTCTTTGTCCATGGGCTCAGGACTTCCCACTCTTGATATCCTGTACCCCTCAGCTTGTTTAGGTCCTTGACACAGGAGGGTCACAGGACTCTTAGCTGGAACTGTGGATCCAGGCAGAGCTATGATATGAGGCGGGGGGAGATTTCCTAGAACACAGGGCACAGGTAATAGACACACAAGCGTTTCTCCCTCCACCCTTCTATTTCTCCCCCTCTTACAGCCCCCGCTCTAAAGTCTGAGTCCCCTCTTTCCAGGGGCCAAGAGACCTGATACCTGGCTTAAACCCTGCTGGGTCCTCAGGAGTATCACACAGAATACTCACCCTTCTGTGCCCAAGTGCTCTGGCTCAGACACAACCCTAGAAAGAAACACCCGGTGAGAACAGCCCCGCCTTAAAGAACCACCAGCCCTGCCCTCCTTAGCCGTCTATTTGTACCTAACCCTCTCTCCCCAACTGACCAAGACAGAGCAGCGAGGGAGGAACCATGGACATGATCCCGCGTTCAGGCTGCCCACCGGCCTCAGCCCTGCTCCTCTGATGAAGGGCACCCTGCTCTGTCGAGTGACCCACACTTACAGGAAGCTGTGCAGTTGTTTTCGGTTCTCAGCCCTGTAGTGAAGGCAGTTCACATCCTCTTCCTCCTGGGTTGGGAGTGGGGCATACAGACGTAGCTGACACCATGaagacactgaactgaacttctctgTGGCCAAAGTGGGTCATGGCTGGGGGGAGACAACCATGGTGTCGGGGTTGAAACTTCAGAGGCCTGTGGCtcaggagggcttccctcatgactGAGGAGATGACTGAAGGTTCCAACTCAGAGcaagaggttgttgttgttcacactcagtcgtgtctgactctttgagaccccatgggctgcagcatgccaggcttccctgtccatcactgtctcccagagtttgctccctCTCGTGTCCATCGCAGTTAGACAGGGCTTTCTTTCTTCTGACACTGTGGGGAATACACATATCCACGTCTATCTATCATTATCTGTCATTTTATTGTCTACTTATTTATCATCTGTCATCTATCAATCATGCGTTTATTATCTATTGATCATTTATTATCATCtacctgctgctcctgctgctaagtcgcttcagtcatgtccgactctgtgcgaccccagagacggcaacccaccaggctcccccatccctgggattctccaggcaagaatactggagtggtttgccatttccatctAGCTACCATTTATTTGTCTAATTCTATCATCTATCTacagacttccatggtggcttgTGGTGAAgcattgcctgcaatgcagaggacatgggttctatccaggggtcgggaagatcccctgcagcaggaaatggcaacccactccaatgttct carries:
- the LOC100852077 gene encoding leukocyte immunoglobulin-like receptor subfamily A member 5 isoform X2, yielding MSMVPPSLLCLGLCLSQSTWAQKGNLPPPHIIALPGSTVPAKSPVTLLCQGPKQAEGYRISRVGSPEPMDKEEEIAPRKTNALSIAEVTTDKTGLYHCSYQRGGRWSQFSDPLQLVMTGAYDKPSLSSMVGTVVAPGETVKLQCFSKINHDVFILTKEDGDPVTQNQSCTPQDGGRQTIFLLNPVSSTQAGTYRCYSAFLDNPYVWSQPSDPLQLQVEGTTDSPSTTQHRHSTGM
- the LOC100852077 gene encoding leukocyte immunoglobulin-like receptor subfamily A member 5 isoform X1, with amino-acid sequence MSMVPPSLLCLGLCLSQSTWAQKGNLPPPHIIALPGSTVPAKSPVTLLCQGPKQAEGYRISRVGSPEPMDKEEEIAPRKTNALSIAEVTTDKTGLYHCSYQRGGRWSQFSDPLQLVMTGAYDKPSLSSMVGTVVAPGETVKLQCFSKINHDVFILTKEDGDPVTQNQSCTPQDGGRQTIFLLNPVSSTQAGTYRCYSAFLDNPYVWSQPSDPLQLQVEGTTDSPSSTQPRHSTAPTAWHPSVETQVRLSLAALLLLVMVVLLAEAWCSQGGPSVKSDEPPPQWTDKHR